AGTTACACAAACACTTCAAATGATTTCATTTGTTAACAAACAATCAATACCATTTGTAATAGGTGCAGatgaatggaaaaaaaaatcagaaacttTTTGTTCAATAGGAAATCTTTCATCATTAAAAATGTCATAATTAAAACTCTTTTTCTTAAAGCATTTATCGAAAACCAAAGTCGGCTGACCGACTTAATAAATGGATAACTAAAATGATTTTAAATTCGGTAACAGTTTAATTCCAAAGTTGGGCAAATTTTGATTTAACCAAGAAACTGAATCGATCGGCAATCCTACATGTATGTAAAGGAAAATATCATGATACGTACCTCGTGTGAACATTGCTctaattattttatcttttttttatatattttatatatttattgaatttctaatacatcataaattattatcaagattattgattttataaattatataaaaatcaaattaatctcgatttattcattttctctttaacttcaaataattaataaacagAACAAtcaaactttattttttttatgtaaattatataattaataatctcaataataatttatgaagtattaaaatgaaaataaagatataaaacaaAAGGATAACAGTAATGTGGACTAAATATGAGGGCTGTGTTATGCAGCATACATAATatttctctctatatatatttatataataaaattaatgcatcgtactatttaatctaatatataattaattcaacGTGCCCATTTACAATAGATAGTAGATACCTCTTTATTCCGAAACTTTTGCAGTATAATCAGTTTTAATTATCCAAGGCGAGTATATACTCTAAATTATATAAGTGGTGTGTTTGATAAATATGACAAAATAGTATTCATTCGTTTTTATACTAAAAGGCCAATACAAGACTTACTGTATCCCATGCCCAAACTTCCAAGCCCAATACTAAAGCCTAACACACACCCAAACTGGCTTGCATATATGGGCTGATTATTGGGCCTAAAATATTGACCGAGCTTTCGGCCCATCTGAATACCCAACTCGATTGACCAATAGTAAagtcaaattttaaatataaatactccgtccgccaagattatggcaatttgcttgggcacgtgatttaataaaattggtgatgattttgatgtagtggagaaagggtcccaccactttatgagatgagtggttgagattgaattttaagtgctttttttttgtaaataaagagtgttagtaatgataaaatattaaagaggatggtgggaccattgccataaaaggaaagtgacataatcttggcggacgcccgatatagtaattgtgacataatcttggcggacggagggagcataatGTCCATATGCATCCCAATTTGGAACAAACTCACAAAGATTACGTTTTCATAATTTAAGTTTTCATAatgtaatttctttatttaatattataaatttatcaaaaaaaaaatacgttTTCAGAATTCAATTTAAGAAACTCATCTCCCATGCATTAATACACTTATCCGAGTATGCTAGCTGTTGTTTCTCTAGCACACACATCCATAAATCACTTTAATTACTCTCAATTTTAATTTCTCGCTCATAGGGACGGTCCTAATATTTCGGAGGCCTGAGACGAAAAGGAGAAAAGAATGTCCCTTAAAAAAATGAAGCTTCGATAATTTTGTAGCAAATTTGGGATGGCTGCACAGCTGTGACATTACTATAAAGTGCAATAAACTATAAAATAATCATCAAATAATTATAGAAATTACATAGATCTTCTAACATTTTGATAAGTAAAATCATCTATAACCTCTTCAAGATCAAACTTTTTTAATACCTCATGTTTCCACTTTAAGATCAAACTATAatactaattattcagtaaaatagttAACACATGATTTAGCCTTTCTTGAGATATTGTAGAACACAAATGTGATTttgtcaattttaattttgattttttttttgctgaaGCTACAGTAATCAATATAATCAACAATATTTTATATGCAATAGAAATATTAGGGAAGCAATCTAAAACTTTTAATAGGATTATATTAATGAAGTTGTATTTTTGTTTTGGGACCCTTAAGGGCCTAGGTCCTTGGCCCTTGCGCCCTATGGAAGGGCCGACCCTACTCGCTCATCTCCAAGCTTGATCCACTAACTTGAGCGTTGAAGTCTCTGCTTTAAAACCCTAGCCACCTCCGTTAGTGTTTTGTAGATCATATCGACCATGTATCCATATCACATTTGAGAATTTGCTTATCTCTTGATGACATATCATTGGATTAATTACTCGTGAGAATCTAGATTAGGTattcttttgttttttattgTTGGATGTATTTGTCAATGCATGTGATGCCTCACCCCTACATATCgcatcaacatatatatatatattccatagTATTTTTCTCACGTGCTATTCTTCAATGTTCCACAACAAAATATACTATAAGTCCACTATATAATATTAACTTCAACTTGCACTCATCAACAACCACAATCAGCTttaagagcatcaacaaccctTGCACCCACTCCAGCAATGGTATTGCATCCGCTCGGGttcaatagattttaatttcattttctctttacttttattcttttttcaatttaaattaaacaacttcaattttaacaacataaaattcattcaactaaaaattcaaacattacaaaaaaaaaaacaacaaatatttaaaacatccaattttcgaaaaatttaaagccgtcgaactacgggtcaaccggaccaaaccgtttaattttttttatttattacggAAATGGGCGCGTGCACTACACCCATTTCCTTCGCTCCACCTTTGCAGAAGGTGCGTTCAGTCGCCCCACCTCCATTGCATCCGGGTGCAACAACGGTGACGGGTGCGATAGGCCGAGTTCGATCCCGCCATTGCAACCGccgttgttgatgctctaaaCGTGTCTTGTTTCAATAATTTCAATCACACATAACCTACCTATACGTATACAACATGCTTGATTAATATTTATTGCTATTCAACACAAACTTTATAAATATCTTTTCTTGTCTCCCTTGAACAGCGGACACAGTTCTGATCTGGTGTATATGTAATATATTTGGCTTTTAATTAGCTTATTCAATTCACTACACAACTTTTTATAAAACCTCGTTCATACATAGACTTTGTTGAACACACACCCCCACACACACAAATTGTACTCCTTCCATCCTATTCGACTTGAGCTGTATTTCTTGTCGGATTGTTGCACTTGACTTATGTTTCTATTTTGAGTAATCATTATACATTATACTTGAGtaatactttctccgtccacgaaaaatagAGTTTCGTTTGAGGGtggacatgaattttaaaaaagttaTTGTAATTAGTAGAATAAATGTACAATTTGTAAGGATAATAATAGTACAAAAGAGTAGAATAAAGGTACATTATtagttaaaataaaacaaaagtacaatttatagttaaacTATAGGAGATAATGTATGATGTGATTGTTATAAAAGTGAAATGAGACTCATTTTCATGGACATAGAAAGTAGCTTTTCATTGTTATGCAATCacatgaaattgaaaatttaaaatgccctaCTCCTCAAGGGCATGGCTGGTATGTAGGAATGTAAtgggaatggaatggtgattctTGTGCCCATTcacaatcctatggctgatacgATTTTTGTAATGGGATCGTCATTCCTGATGGAATGCCTATTCCCATGCATATGAGATTAGCCATTCCACCCCCCACCCATGGTATTATGTATTTCAACGGATATgagattattttataataaaagtttatttttttaattaaataataataaataataatagtaaaataatttaatattattaaaataataaataatataatttcaaaattactaaaataattttaataataatataatataattaataataataataatgataataataataaataataaataataatattaaaaataattaataataataataataataataataataacaataataataataataataataataataataataataacaacaataataataataataataataataataataataataataataataataataataataataataattattattatattattattattattattattattattattattgtgttaattttatttcattcctaTATATCCATTCATTCCTTGTAAATACCAAACATAGGAATCCTAtatttcattccattccattgtcattgtcattccattccattcccTTCTAATTTCATTCCTATATACCAGCCATCATCTAAGTTCTATAGTAAAAATGTCATCTTTTATAAACAAAAACATTTTATgccatattctttaaataccctttgatttgatgggtttgtttggttttctgtgaaagtcttacacatttgaccgatttgacagctatcagtcataaaaatcaacgatttgacagctatcagtcaaaaATACATgtgaccggtgggtggctagatcatgtgtcctaCCAAAGGgtatatgtactcttgactgacaGCTGTCatatgatctagccacccaccagtcatatgtactcttgactgatagctgttaAATTGGTCAAATgtataagactttcacaaaaaatcaagcaaacccatcaacatcaaatggTAAAATATgtacttcacataattaattagggcatagaatgtTTTGTTTTATAATTTAGGATATTTTTACTAGCAAACTTAAGGatgtgggcatttttgcctattaacacgtAATTTTATCCTTTTAAATAATCGTGTCGAAACAAAATTGATCAAAGTAAAATAGGAGGAGGGGAGTATTAAACAAACTTTGTTCCTTTGACCTGATGAAAATATTTGTGGAAGTTAAACATGTGACAACTAGACAAAGTATAAGCTAGCTAGCTCATCTTTTTTGTGAAAGATAGTGCTCCAATCATCCAAATATTTTTGTCAAGCGTTGAAATGAAGGCCTTTTTTCCCCTCATATGATACGGCATTAGCATATTTGACCTGTTCCACACAACATGTACTATATATCTCTTGACGTAAATGTAATCTCTAGCTAACACTTGCACACACATATGTCAGTAATAATTAAATGAtgagaattagaaaaaaattaaaaagatgaaATAGGCAAGAGAAATCAAGACAGGTGTAACAATGTGATGGGAATGAGAATATGTGGGTCCCACGAAagagagagatatatatattatactccataTAGATATTCTGTGATGGGAATTCGTAATTTCCATTTTAGAACTTAATTCCTTTTAAACTCTAGGATTGGTAAAGGGCCGACCTCATAAAGCCAACACTACCATTAATATTCTCTTGATATTGAATCAATTAATATATGTGAATGCGTTGAAAAGATGGAATTGAAAGTAAAAGAATCTTAGGGTTTATTAAAGTGAAGATGCGATCGATAGCTAGTATAAATATTAGAAAAACACAAGACATGCAATGACTGTATACATACACATATATCTATGGCAAGAGAGACAAGGCAGGCGCTGGTGGTGAGCAGCGTCGTCGGAGATGTCTTAGAGCCGTTTACGGCCGCCGCCGAGCTTCGCGCTTACACCGACGGCAAGGTCATCATCAGCGGCTGTCGTTTGAGGCCATCCCAGGTTCGTGAACGGCCTAGGGTTGAGATTGGAGGGCCTCGTGATTTTCAGACCTTCTATACTCTTgtaagtctctctctctccctctctctctcttgatcTTGATCTTGATCATGATCATGATCATGAAAAGAATTTTTGCAGATGATTGTGGATGCTGATGCTCCAAGCCCAAGCAACCCACACCTTAAGGAGTACTTGCACTGGTCTATCACTTCCTCAAActaactaatttgcataatgtAAATTAATTCATGCATATGGTTGGCTTCTCGTGCAAATCCTAGTTTGTAGGTTTTCAAACCTAGGACCTAAAAAATGCAGATATACTATATAAATCAATCAAGGGCAATAATTTATAGGTTAAGTGCAAACGGTTAATAGTTTGTACGTTTTCAATCCTTAATAAAGCCtcatttgatataaaaattacgAATTAACCTTACGTTTAACTTACAAATTGTAACTGCACTTATGTGGTCTTGTGAATGCACTATAATCGCTCCCCTAAAGAATTCAATTCGAATGCAGAACCACGAAAGAATAGATACTTCATATGTTGAGTGCAAGCGATTTCTAGTTTTTACGGTAAATGGGCGGTTTTATTTGAACAACTTTGGACAAAGTCTCATTTTTCCCGTTACTTTTAAAAGTTAGTGTAAAATACGTAAACTTTTGATTGAGTCTGATTTTTCGTACGGTGAAGTCTTCCGATCCGGCCATACTTTTGCTGACTTCTAAGTGACATGGCTTACTAATGATGACttgaaaacgacgtcgtttgatAAAATGGataaaacaacgtcgttttagTCACTGATTTAATTAATAACCCCGATTTTCTCCTAATTTCAGATTTGTTTCATATTTTACTCTCCTTCGTGCGCAAACGCTGATAAGTCACTGTCTCATCCCTTTCTTGTGGAGCCGTTGGAATTGCCGTAGAaaatttttgtttattgaaGATGTATCTTGCTTGTTGTCTAAGATATATAAGGGTGCGATTTATGGAGAAAATTATACTCAAtcgaaaatttatgtattttacacTAATTAACATTTATAAAAAGtcatatgaaaaataaaaatttgtccAAAATTGATGAATTTTGGTGCTATTTACCCTTATTTAAACCATTACTTATGTATCAAGCATACTAGCTAATTAGGGATTGCTGCATAAATGTTCAATTTTTGATACTATATTTTACAGTTTcgatgaagaaaaagaaaaagctaCAGTAACGACTCCTAAGTGACGATTTATTCACCTTAAATATTGAATAACAAGTGACGATTTATTCACCTTAAATATTGTTTTGTACGTGTAAATGTAGGTTGGTTACTGACATCCCAGGAAACACAGATGCTAGCTTCGGTGAGTCATTTAAAACAATATAGGAgtagtattaaattaaattcagattTTGGGTAAATTAATGAGTGGATTTATTTTTGCAGGAAGAGAAATAATGAGCTACGAGAGTCCTCAGCCGACGGTAGGCATCCACCGCCTTGTTCTGGCGCTGTTCCGGCAGCCGGGCGGCCGCCAATCAGTGGCGGCGCCGCTGCGCCGGCAGAATTTCAGCACTAGAGAATTTTGTGGGGTCCACAACCTAGGTGCGCCGGTGGCAGCCTTGTATTATAACTGCCATAGGGAAAACGGCATAGGCTGCCGTAGAGCCTAAAAAATTACAAggaagaaattaattaatttagcaTATAGTATATATTagaaaaattatactatatgctaaattaattaatttcttccTTGTAATTTCTTCCTTATACTAGTAAATTGTGCAcccattaaataaaaaattgaaaaattcaatGAATAGACAACGCGCATGCGCATTTTGTCTATTTTCTAATAGACGACGAGCTTGCGTctgttgtctattagctgatAGACGACGGACGCAAGTGCGTTGTCTATTAGCGCCCCCAATAGACTACACCCACATATATGACATGCAATTTTCAAATAGATGACACGCTttgcatgttgtctattagcatttttcttgtagtgttatCAAGTGTGTAGCTATGTCattgtaataattaatattaatatatggtGGCTGTGACCGCATCGTGTCTATATATCTTGGTATCTTTTTCGTAAAAAATGAGTAAGCAatgtttgatttttaatttttcattcccaatttaaataaataaaaaatatatgcgACAGTGCATGAGTTATGTGTAGCAGTGTAAACTAAAATTAGGTTACGCGCGCAcaattcataattaatattAGAAATATCGAAATGTAAAAGTAGTATCGAAATCCcgcaaaaataaaaagtgaaaGTTCATGAAATTctcattaatatttaatatcaAAAAAGTCACTAATAATTTAGTAAAATTCAAAATAACTCCTAAACATATGAAACGATCCAAGAAAAATATTAACGAGTAAACCAATAAGTAGTTTCTCCTAATAATTGTTAAGAATTACTCCTCACCTCTCACTAATTAAATTAGTTCTCTATCCTTTTTAAGCATGTCCCAAATGTAATCCATTTCTTAACTTCAATTGTGCTTTTCTTTTACTCAAATAACATTTTCTTTAATATCCGTAGAAATAAAATTTGGAGCAATAAATTAGGATACAATAAAACAATTGcatataaatcatatttttCAAAGAACAATTAATGTATTTTCCTAATCTGTGTGAAAAATAAAAGGGGTTATTTTGATAGGACGAAGAGAATAAATATGTTACGAATCTTTTGCCTAAAAAAGTAATTAAGCATATGTACACATTATACAACAATATAAGCTAAACTTAATCCTTTGTGAAATTAAAGAGAATACTAGCAGCTAGAGACTAAGTTTAAAATAACGTGGTTAAAACTTATAAATTTGATCATAGTTGTATTTTCTTCCATATTtgccaaaaacaaaaacatcttataaaataatactataaatgtTAGGATATTTGGATATAAAAATGCTTagtaaaatcataattaaatataatgttCCATTTAgatttaatgaaaataaattgCACATTTGGAATCTGCGTTTCAAGTAGATAAACGTATTGTATTTACTTATTGTAATCCAATTTTGAATGAGCTATAATTAATATACAAAGATTACTACTTGAAACACACAACATGACAAATTTAAGCACGTATCGGACGCATGTCTACAGACATAGGTGTGTGGTATGCGTGACGACATGTGGCCAACATATGGTGGCCTGTGGAAGTGATCACAAGAATGTGGTTGTTTGCACCTTTTTCGCAAATGGGCAGGCACGCTATATCTTTATGAATATATCACattaaattcacaattaaacACCTATATATAACGAAGCAATATTATCTTACAAAGGATGAGTCCAACTCTTACTTTAACTCGTTGTTTTAAATAACATTTTACTttctattttatcaattatccATGCACCAAATTAAgaacatgaaataaataaagggCTTGATTTACAAGACATGAAAACACtcctaaaatatatatttttggtaGTTCTATAAGAAGAGAAAACTAGCAACTATAACAGAAACGAACAGAAAAGGAATGACATTTAATTCCCCATAACCCAAAACACTTGGCTTATTTACATCATATATACATGAACAGAATCACGAATATTCGTGGACTAATTTTGTATGTACggtatatattattaattaaattatttattgtcTACTATGCTACGAGTATTAATGATAGTTTCAAGAGGATATTGTAGGCGAGTATTATATTCcgacataaaaaaaatatcgttAATTTGATTATGAATGCTGATCCatgattgaaaaaaaataaacttcattAATTATTAGGTCTGCATGTAGGTTCGATAGAAAATTTGATCCACGATGATTAGatgattatttattaattatcctaaaattaaattaattatttaattgttttcaaattttattattcttatctATCTCTCTCACCGAATTAAATTTCCGTGGTTAGGAAACAAAGTTATACTATTGGAAAAGCAACTCGGAACTTGAAACATCATTCTTCTCTTTGACAAGGAAAAAGCAATTTTTACCTTTTCTGCttttcgaaaaataaaaaacttttgCAAAAGCAAAGAATAAGTAGTAAAACGCATAATAATATTTTTCGCAAATGAGGTGTATTCAGACTGTGTTTGATGCTCCAAGAATCAAGCAACGTTACTTGTATTCGGAttatacttagatttttttttttttttgataaattacataagtaaataaagaaatttaaagatcgtaTGGCGGTATTAGAATCTCGGATCTCAGACATTGGACATTAACCACCTATCATTAGattaacacacgcacacaatatACTTAAATTTTTGTTAACGAGTAATGTAATAATGTGTGACGGGTGGTTAAaatgtatttaaaaaatatattttttcctaTAACTACATTTTAAGGGGAAAAAAATAGTGCGGATATTGGAATTATGCAAATTGATTTCGATTCGTAGATATGTCtgtataaatttaattacttgTCCAGCttgaataataataaattagaaCAAAAAAGGGATTTCTTATTCAGTTTTGTAAAtggttatttttcatgattggGTGAGTTTTTTTGTTCTCATTATTAGAATAGTTTcaatttcactattttaataGGATATGAATATataaagtaaaattaattaatttaatgacagaattctaaaaaaaatgatagaAATTTTCAAAGCAAGTATCTCAAAATTCCAATTCAAATGAATTATATATCCTTATTGAAATCCTCTCAGGAAATTATGattagattaaaaaaattataagctATTTAGgaacttataatttataattaattaattattgaaatataAGTTACTAAATAGTTTATAAGCTATAAAGTTAAGgtacaatattaattataattttccaaaaaaataagttataatTTGACCTTATATTAtcatttcataatcttatatataaacaatagcattttattttattatatacttgcttataattttatatctcttcaaattttactttccaattcacaatttttttgtcTACCTTCAACCAAACACTttaacaatttttaaattcttaaaatattACACATTTTTCAGAATAACAATAAAGTACAACACAAATTTGCAATGGATCAATGAAACAAGAAACAACTTCTTCAAAATCAAACACCACTCCCCAAGCCTCATTTTAAAAGCCCACTTTGTTAAGTGTAAATAGACAAAATTGTCCACTTTATCaagtgtaaaattaaaaatgccaCTTTTTATAAAAGGTTGATCCTATGCCCAAATTAAAGTGAAGAGTCGAAATTGCctttagatgttgttgattttgcatCATTTTTTGTATAAAGTCTTACATTTTTCCTGACacaagtattaaaaaaaaaaaaaagtctattGTCGAAAAATAGGTTGCCACCCGAGGTTGCCGTCCGAGCGGCAAGCTACTTTCCGACAACTGACTTTTTTTGTCTTGCAAGTACACTGATTGAGATATGAAGGGTAATTTAGGTATTTTGGGTATAGAATCAAGTTTTATAAGAAGTgggcaattttaattttaaacttaACAGGTGAGCAAttttaattctctctctctctctctctctctctctctctacatatatatagggtgtgattctaaagagaactacattatttgtgagaacgtgagaaccatcaaatctaatgcgtcaactgtaaaaattaatgcattcgctgttaaaattaatgcactcaaaaaaataaaaaaattactccgTTCGAatccaggatctgcattcatccaacaagatgatgcatccaccgtagatcttgatgatcgaatggctaaaaatggttcgtcgttcttcttttatttagtagTTCTTTCTTGAATCTCTCCCTATATTGTCAAATTAGGCGCTTTGATTTAAGTGATAAGATATGtgttgtgcccaaaaataaCAGCTATAACAAAAAGCAATAAGAACTTttagatttacgtggttcgatcttaAA
The genomic region above belongs to Salvia miltiorrhiza cultivar Shanhuang (shh) chromosome 5, IMPLAD_Smil_shh, whole genome shotgun sequence and contains:
- the LOC130985199 gene encoding protein HEADING DATE 3A-like, with product MARETRQALVVSSVVGDVLEPFTAAAELRAYTDGKVIISGCRLRPSQVRERPRVEIGGPRDFQTFYTLMIVDADAPSPSNPHLKEYLHWLVTDIPGNTDASFGREIMSYESPQPTVGIHRLVLALFRQPGGRQSVAAPLRRQNFSTREFCGVHNLGAPVAALYYNCHRENGIGCRRA